One window of the Carnobacterium maltaromaticum DSM 20342 genome contains the following:
- the rpsH gene encoding 30S ribosomal protein S8 has translation MVMTDPIADFLTRIRNANMVRHESLELPASRIKKDIADILKREGFIKDVEYIEDDKQNVIRVFLKYGKNNERVITGLKRISKPGLRVYAKTGEVPKVLNGLGIAIVSTSEGVITDKEARAKNIGGEILAYVW, from the coding sequence ATGGTCATGACAGATCCGATTGCAGATTTTCTAACACGCATTCGTAATGCGAACATGGTTCGCCACGAATCACTAGAATTACCTGCTTCAAGAATAAAAAAAGATATCGCTGATATCCTTAAACGTGAAGGCTTTATTAAAGATGTTGAATACATCGAAGACGACAAACAAAATGTTATCCGTGTATTCTTAAAATATGGTAAAAACAATGAACGTGTTATCACAGGCTTGAAACGTATTTCTAAACCAGGTTTACGTGTTTATGCTAAAACAGGCGAGGTTCCTAAAGTACTTAACGGACTTGGAATTGCTATCGTTTCAACTTCTGAAGGTGTTATCACTGATAAAGAAGCAAGAGCTAAAAACATTGGCGGAGAAATCTTAGCTTACGTTTGGTAA
- a CDS encoding type Z 30S ribosomal protein S14, whose protein sequence is MAKKSMIAKNKRPAKFSTQAYTRCERCGRPHSVYRKFKLCRICFRELAYKGQIPGVKKASW, encoded by the coding sequence GTGGCTAAAAAATCAATGATTGCTAAAAACAAACGCCCTGCAAAATTCTCAACTCAAGCTTATACGCGTTGTGAACGTTGTGGTCGTCCACATTCAGTTTATCGTAAATTTAAACTTTGCCGTATTTGCTTCCGCGAACTTGCCTATAAAGGACAAATTCCCGGCGTGAAGAAAGCAAGCTGGTAA
- the rplR gene encoding 50S ribosomal protein L18, with amino-acid sequence MTIVITKPDKNKMRQKRHARVRSKISGTAECPRLNVFRSNKNIYAQVIDDVAGVTLASASTLDKEVSGESKVDAAAAVGTLVAKRAVEKGVKEVVFDRGGYLYHGRVQALAEAARENGLEF; translated from the coding sequence GTGACAATTGTGATTACGAAACCAGATAAAAATAAAATGCGTCAAAAAAGACACGCACGTGTGCGGTCTAAAATCTCTGGTACTGCAGAGTGCCCACGCTTGAACGTTTTCCGTTCGAATAAAAACATCTACGCACAAGTAATTGATGACGTAGCGGGTGTAACGCTAGCAAGTGCATCTACATTAGACAAAGAAGTAAGTGGCGAATCTAAAGTCGACGCAGCAGCAGCTGTGGGAACATTAGTAGCTAAACGCGCCGTAGAAAAAGGCGTTAAAGAAGTAGTCTTTGACCGTGGTGGTTACCTATACCATGGCCGTGTACAAGCTTTAGCTGAAGCTGCACGCGAAAATGGACTAGAATTTTAG
- the rplF gene encoding 50S ribosomal protein L6 yields MSRIGKKIITIPAGVTVTENGNEITVKGPKGELTRSFSPVITMHTEGNEITFTRPNDDKENRALHGTMRANLNNMVIGVTEGFEKALELIGVGYRAQLQGKKLVLNVGYSHPVEFTPEEGITVEVPSNTSVIIKGANKERVGELAANIRGVRPPEPYKGKGIRYVGEHVRRKEGKTGK; encoded by the coding sequence GTGAGCCGTATTGGTAAAAAAATAATCACTATTCCTGCAGGCGTAACTGTTACTGAAAATGGTAACGAGATTACTGTTAAAGGACCAAAAGGTGAACTAACTCGCTCTTTCAGCCCTGTCATTACAATGCATACCGAAGGCAACGAAATTACTTTTACTCGTCCTAACGACGACAAAGAAAACCGTGCTTTACATGGTACAATGCGCGCTAACCTAAATAATATGGTTATCGGAGTAACTGAAGGATTTGAAAAAGCTTTAGAATTAATTGGGGTTGGGTACCGTGCGCAATTACAAGGTAAAAAACTTGTATTAAACGTTGGTTACTCACATCCAGTTGAGTTTACACCAGAAGAAGGAATCACTGTAGAAGTTCCTTCAAACACTAGTGTAATCATCAAAGGAGCAAACAAAGAACGCGTTGGCGAATTAGCTGCTAACATTCGCGGAGTACGTCCTCCAGAGCCTTATAAAGGTAAAGGAATTCGTTACGTTGGCGAACATGTTCGTCGTAAAGAAGGTAAAACTGGTAAATAA